Proteins co-encoded in one Ananas comosus cultivar F153 linkage group 15, ASM154086v1, whole genome shotgun sequence genomic window:
- the LOC109720920 gene encoding sulfate transporter 1.2-like produces the protein MKGRVASDEPESRETEITGGPSTQHRAENNQSVYKIGFPPKKTLLREFTDAVKETLFHDEPLRPYKDQPVSRKLVLGLQFLFPILEWGRQYSFNKFKGDLIAGLTIASLCIPQDIGYAKLANLDPQYGLYSSFVPPLIYAAMGSSRDIAIGPVAVVSLLLGTLIREEFDPVKQKAEYFRLAATATFFAGITQAALGTLRLGFIIDFLSHAAIVGFMGGAAITIALQQLKGFLGVKNFTTKTDIVSVMKSVWGNVHHGWNWETAVIGSAFLAFLLITKYIGKRKKSLFWVPAIAPLISVVVATFCVYITRADKRGVQIVKDIRKGVNPSSVHKIHFTGPYLGKGFRIGAVAGMVALTEAIAIGRTFAAMKDYQIDGNKEMVALGTMNIIGSLTSCYIATGSFSRSAVNFMAGCSTAVSNIVMSIVVLLTLLLITPLFKYTPNAILASIIISAVLNLIDIKGAYLIWKCDKLDFIACMGAFFGVIFISVEIGLLIAVSISVAKIILQVTRPRTVLLGNLPRTTIYRNVDQYPEATKVPGVVVVRVDSAIYFNNSNYIKERILRWLRDEEDRIKEQNLPRIEFLIVELSPVTEIDTTGIHGFEELHTILRKRSVQLVLANPGPAVIEKLQLAKFTELIGEKNIYLTVGEAVANCAPKSREDA, from the exons ATGAAGGGCCGCGTTGCTTCCGATGAGCCGGAAAGTAGGGAAACGGAGATCACTGGGGGCCCGTCGACGCAACACCGGGCAGAGAACAACCAATCTGTTTACAAGATCGGATTTCCTCCGAAAAAGACCCTCCTCAGAGAGTTTACAGATGCTGTAAAAGAAACATTGTTCCACGACGAGCCTTTGCGCCCTTACAAGGACCAACCGGTCTCGAGGAAGCTCGTATTAGGCCTTCAATTCCTTTTCCCGATCCTCGAGTGGGGGAGACAATACAGTTTTAATAAGTTCAAAGGAGATCTTATCGCCGGGTTGACCATCGCAAGCTTGTGCATTCCACAA GACATTGGTTATGCAAAGCTAGCCAACTTGGATCCACAATATGGCCTTT ATTCGAGTTTTGTTCCTCCGCTAATTTACGCGGCGATGGGTAGCTCGAGGGATATCGCTATAGGGCCTGTCGCTGTCGTGTCTCTACTGCTTGGAACACTTATCCGAGAAGAGTTTGATCCGGTGAAGCAAAAAGCTGAGTACTTCCGTCTCGCAGCCACTGCAACATTTTTTGCTGGTATCACTCAAGCAGCACTAGGAACCCTCAG GTTGGGCTTCATTATCGATTTCCTATCTCATGCCGCCATAGTTGGTTTCATGGGTGGGGCAGCCATTACAATTGCCCTTCAACAGCTGAAGGGATTTCTCGGAGTAAAGAACTTCACCACGAAGACCGACATAGTTTCTGTAATGAAATCCGTGTGGGGAAATGTTCATCATGGG TGGAACTGGGAAACCGCAGTCATAGGATCGGCTTTCTTGGCTTTCCTTCTGATCACGAAGTACATA gggaagagaaagaagagccTTTTCTGGGTGCCTGCGATTGCGCCACTGATCTCTGTAGTTGTTGCCACCTTCTGTGTTTACATAACCCGTGCCGACAAACGCGGTGTTCAGATC GTGAAAGACATAAGGAAGGGTGTTAATCCGTCGTCGGTTCATAAAATTCACTTCACTGGTCCATATCTTGGAAAAGGATTCAGAATCGGCGCGGTAGCTGGAATGGTGGCCTTGACT GAAGCAATAGCAATTGGTAGAACATTTGCCGCAATGAAGGATTACCAAATTGACGGAAACAAGGAAATGGTCGCGCTAGGAACGATGAATATCATCGGTTCTTTGACTTCTTGCTACATAGCAACAG GGTCCTTCTCAAGATCCGCGGTCAATTTCATGGCTGGTTGTAGCACAGCAGTGTCCAATATAGTGATGTCGATAGTCGTATTACTCACATTGTTACTGATCACTCCTTTGTTCAAATACACCCCGAATGCAATCCTCGCATCGATCATTATTTCGGCCGTACTTAACTTGATTGACATTAAAGGTGCATACCTTATCTGGAAATGCGATAAGTTGGACTTTATTGCGTGCATGGGAGCTTTCTTCGGAGTTATTTTCATCTCTGTCGAGATCGGTCTCCTAATTGCT GTGTCGATATCGGTTGCTAAGATAATTCTTCAAGTAACAAGGCCAAGGACGGTTTTACTCGGAAACCTTCCGAGGACCACTATATATAGGAATGTCGATCAATACCCCGAGGCGACCAAAGTTCCAGGAGTTGTGGTTGTCAGAGTGGATTCTGCGATCTATTTCAACAATTCCAACTATATAAAGGAGAG AATTCTAAGATGGCTGAGAGATGAGGAAGATAGAATCAAAGAGCAAAACCTTCCGAGAATCGAGTTCTTGATCGTGGAGTTGTCAC CGGTTACCGAGATCGACACAACCGGTATTCATGGCTTTGAGGAGCTACATACTATCCTCCGAAAGCGCAGCGTTCAG CTTGTTCTTGCCAATCCGGGGCCAGCCGTGATCGAGAAGCTCCAGCTGGCGAAATTCACCGAGCTCATCGGCGAAAAGAATATCTACCTCACAGTTGGAGAAGCTGTGGCCAATTGTGCTCCAAAATCAAGAGAAGATGCatga
- the LOC109721273 gene encoding low affinity sulfate transporter 3-like has translation MDSSIESTSAAKNADEESRRRRMGDIVLNTPEPPALWHEISVSIKEEVFPRSSEPFSLLTWILSAAQGLFPVLQWGRSYSFKYFRSDFMAGLTLASLGIPQSIGYANLAKLDPQYGLYTSVVPPLIYSVMGTSRDIAIGPVAVVSLLLSSMVQKVVDPTADPIAYRKLVFTATLFTGIFQASFGMFRLGFLVDFLSHAAIVGFMAGAAIVIGLQQLKGLLGINHFTNKTNIVSVIKAVWVALHQPWHYGNFLIGCVFLIFILCARFMARRNKKLFWLSAIAPLLSVILSTLLVFVMRADKHGVKIIQHVTGGLNPSSVKQLQLQGPYVGECAKIGLVCAVIALTEAIAVGRSFASINGYKLDGNKEMIAMGFMNVAGSLSSCYVATGSFSRTAVNFSAGCKTTVSNIVMAVTVFIALQLLTRLLYYTPVTILASIILSALPGLIDVKEVCNIWEIDKMDFLTCIGAFLGVLFGSVEIGLSAAVIISFAKIIIRSIRPHIEMLGRIQGTDIFCSIRQYPTAAQTQGVLLIRIDSSFLCFMNANFIRERITRWVMEECDPNDKKPGEKIHSVVIDMSTVMNVDTSGTAAVGEMHKELLFLGIQLAIANPGWQAIHKMKRAGLVERIGGEWVFLTAGEAVRACLAAKDAACGC, from the exons ATGGACTCCTCAATTGAGTCTACCTCTGCAGCAAAGAATGCCGATGAAGAATCAAGAAGACGCAGAATGGGTGATATAGTGCTGAACACTCCAGAACCCCCTGCTCTATGGCACGAGATCTCTGTGTCGATAAAAGAAGAAGTATTTCCTCGAAGCAGCGAGCCCTTCTCGCTTCTCACATGGATTTTATCAGCAGCTCAGGGCCTGTTTCCCGTGCTTCAGTGGGGAAGAAGCTACAGCTTTAAGTATTTTCGGAGTGACTTCATGGCTGGTTTGACTCTTGCAAGCCTCGGTATTCCACag AGTATTGGATATGCCAATTTAGCTAAACTTGATCCTCAATATGGTCTTT ATACAAGTGTTGTACCACCTCTAATCTACTCTGTAATGGGGACTTCAAGAGATATAGCCATTGGCCCTGTTGCTGTTGTATCTCTGCTTCTGTCATCCATGGTTCAGAAAGTAGTCGATCCAACAGCTGATCCTATCGCCTACCGAAAGCTGGTTTTCACTGCAACACTTTTCACAGGCATATTTCAAGCCTCCTTTGGAATGTTCAG GCTGGGTTTTCTTGTGGACTTCCTCTCGCACGCTGCCATCGTTGGCTTCATGGCCGGAGCAGCTATTGTGATAGGATTGCAGCAGCTTAAAGGACTACTAGGGATCAATCACTTTACAAACAAAACCAATATAGTTTCTGTCATCAAGGCCGTCTGGGTTGCGCTTCATCAACCT TGGCACTATGGCAATTTTCTCATCGGATGTGTGTTCCTTATATTCATCCTCTGTGCAAGATTCATG GCAAGAAGGAACAAGAAGCTATTCTGGCTCTCAGCCATTGCTCCTCTGCTCTCTGTTATCCTGTCAACTCTTCTAGTCTTTGTTATGAGAGCCGATAAGCATGGTGTTAAAATTATACAACATGTTACTGGAGGACTAAATCCAAGCTCAGTTAAACAGTTACAGCTACAAGGACCATATGTGGGGGAGTGTGCTAAGATCGGCCTTGTTTGTGCAGTGATTGCTCTAACG GAGGCTATCGCTGTTGGACGATCTTTCGCCTCAATAAACGGTTACAAACTAGACGGAAACAAGGAAATGATAGCGATGGGCTTCATGAACGTCGCTGGATCGTTATCCTCCTGCTATGTTGCCACAG GTTCTTTCTCTCGAACGGCTGTAAACTTCAGCGCCGGCTGCAAAACGACAGTATCCAATATTGTCATGGCCGTCACAGTGTTTATAGCTTTGCAGCTGCTGACAAGGCTCTTGTACTACACCCCTGTGACCATACTCGCATCAATTATTCTTTCCGCCCTTCCCGGACTTATTGATGTAAAAGAAGTCTGCAACATCTGGGAAATTGACAAAATGGACTTCCTCACTTGTATCGGAGCATTCCTCGGCGTTCTATTTGGATCTGTGGAAATTGGCCTTTCCGCAGCA GTGATCATCTCATTTGCGAAGATTATCATTCGGTCAATCCGACCGCATATTGAAATGCTTGGGAGAATACAGGGGACCGACATCTTCTGCAGCATCAGACAGTATCCGACGGCCGCGCAAACGCAAGGCGTACTGCTGATCCGCATCGACTCGTCCTTTCTTTGCTTCATGAATGCCAATTTCATCAGAGAAAG GATTACGAGATGGGTGATGGAAGAATGCGACCCGAATGATAAGAAGCCCGGAGAGAAGATCCACTCGGTCGTTATCGACATGTCGA CCGTGATGAACGTAGACACTTCCGGAACCGCAGCAGTAGGGGAGATGCACAAGGAGCTGCTCTTTCTCGGTATACAG TTAGCTATAGCCAATCCGGGGTGGCAGGCGATTCACAAGATGAAGCGGGCCGGGCTCGTCGAACGCATCGGAGGAGAGTGGGTGTTCCTGACTGCCGGTGAAGCTGTTAGAGCGTGTCTGGCAGCTAAGGATGCGGCCTGCGGCTGCTGA
- the LOC109721275 gene encoding zinc finger CCCH domain-containing protein 15 homolog, whose amino-acid sequence MGAEADLKQERGSGEEALAPRPMTQAQFLSWKRQKDAEASARKAEAAQKRAEDIAAGTAQMNGRELFIHEPWVFDNDRY is encoded by the exons ATGGGTGCGGAGGCGGATCTGAAGCAGGAGAGGGGGAGCGGGGAAGAAGCTCTTGCGCCGCGTCCCATGACGCAGGCCCAATTCCTCTCCTGGAAACGCCAAaag GATGCTGAAGCGTCGGCGAGAAAAGCTGAAGCAGCTCAGAAACGTGCCGAAGATATTGCTGCTGGAACAGCGCAAATGAACGGCCGTGAGCTTTTCATCCACGAGCCGTGGGTGTTCGACAACGATCGTTATTGA
- the LOC109721274 gene encoding agamous-like MADS-box protein AGL104 isoform X2: MGRKKIPIAKIKDVARLHVTYSKRKYGLIKKIYEISLLADVDVAFISFSQAGRLASFSRAKRVEGVFEQYTKSPAFEEKHSSEEQERILRVLDVMRTQNEANVSDDAEIKALQEEVQMKEEELKEAKASLKKFEIDNAASITSIYAIKARELILINLLQRLSDKKKFLNQTPPQLDEASNNETRNYENEAPQIANPSDINSIQQRESNLHEQRPLSQPINNASTPNLPQPVPQEGDMDANQAQQMVPTEDEWSAYFGEMEDFQSFLDNFDF, translated from the exons ATGGGTCGAAAAAAGATCCCCATCGCAAAGATAAAAGATGTTGCTAGGCTTCATGTTACCTATTCGAAGCGTAAGTATGGTCTTATTAAGAAAATTTACGAGATCTCGCTGCTCGCTGATGTCGACGTTGCGTTCATATCATTCTCACAAGCTGGGAGATTAGCTTCATTTTCCCGCGCGAAGAG AGTTGAGGGTGTTTTCGAGCAATATACAAAGTCACCAGCATTTGAAGAGAAGCA TAGCTCAGAGGAACAAGAG CGAATTTTGCGCGTTCTGGATGTGATGAGGACGCAAAATGAAGCAAACGTATCCGACGATGCTGA AATCAAA GCCCTTCAAGAGGAAGTTCAGATGAAAGAAGAGGAGTTGAAGGAAGCAAAAGCGAGCCTCAA GAAGTTTGAGATTGATAATGCGGCATCTATCACTTCGATTTATGCAATCAAAGCACGTGAATTAATTCTGATTAATTTGCTGCAACGACTTTCAGATAAAAAG AAATTCTTGAATCAAACTCCCCCTCAGCTGGATGAAGCATCAAATAATGAG ACTCGTAACTACGAAAATGAAGCACCGCAAATTGCCAACCCTTCAGACATAAATTCAATACAACAGAGAGAGTCCAACTTACATGAGCAGAG GCCGCTTTCGCAGCCAATAAACAATGCCTCTACTCCAAATCTTCCCCAACCTGTACCACAG GAAGGAGATATGGATGCTAACCAAGCACAACAAATGGTGCCAACTGAGGATGAATGGTCAGCATACTTCGGTGAAATGGAAGATTTCCAAAGCTTCCTAGATaattttgacttttaa
- the LOC109721274 gene encoding MADS-box protein AGL71-like isoform X1 — MGRKKIPIAKIKDVARLHVTYSKRKYGLIKKIYEISLLADVDVAFISFSQAGRLASFSRAKRVEGVFEQYTKSPAFEEKHSSEEQERILRVLDVMRTQNEANVSDDAEIKALQEEVQMKEEELKEAKASLKKFEIDNAASITSIYAIKARELILINLLQRLSDKKKFLNQTPPQLDEASNNESYHTRNQTRNYENEAPQIANPSDINSIQQRESNLHEQRPLSQPINNASTPNLPQPVPQEGDMDANQAQQMVPTEDEWSAYFGEMEDFQSFLDNFDF; from the exons ATGGGTCGAAAAAAGATCCCCATCGCAAAGATAAAAGATGTTGCTAGGCTTCATGTTACCTATTCGAAGCGTAAGTATGGTCTTATTAAGAAAATTTACGAGATCTCGCTGCTCGCTGATGTCGACGTTGCGTTCATATCATTCTCACAAGCTGGGAGATTAGCTTCATTTTCCCGCGCGAAGAG AGTTGAGGGTGTTTTCGAGCAATATACAAAGTCACCAGCATTTGAAGAGAAGCA TAGCTCAGAGGAACAAGAG CGAATTTTGCGCGTTCTGGATGTGATGAGGACGCAAAATGAAGCAAACGTATCCGACGATGCTGA AATCAAA GCCCTTCAAGAGGAAGTTCAGATGAAAGAAGAGGAGTTGAAGGAAGCAAAAGCGAGCCTCAA GAAGTTTGAGATTGATAATGCGGCATCTATCACTTCGATTTATGCAATCAAAGCACGTGAATTAATTCTGATTAATTTGCTGCAACGACTTTCAGATAAAAAG AAATTCTTGAATCAAACTCCCCCTCAGCTGGATGAAGCATCAAATAATGAG agctaCCACACACGAAATCAA ACTCGTAACTACGAAAATGAAGCACCGCAAATTGCCAACCCTTCAGACATAAATTCAATACAACAGAGAGAGTCCAACTTACATGAGCAGAG GCCGCTTTCGCAGCCAATAAACAATGCCTCTACTCCAAATCTTCCCCAACCTGTACCACAG GAAGGAGATATGGATGCTAACCAAGCACAACAAATGGTGCCAACTGAGGATGAATGGTCAGCATACTTCGGTGAAATGGAAGATTTCCAAAGCTTCCTAGATaattttgacttttaa
- the LOC109721348 gene encoding heavy metal-associated isoprenylated plant protein 23-like, whose amino-acid sequence MKGTLEYLSGLLGSGHKHKKKKQLQTVELKVRMDCEGCELKVRKALSSLKGVESVDINRKQQKVTVTGYVDANKVLKKAKSTGKKAELWPYVPYNLVTQPYIAGTYDKKAPPGYVRNVEALSASNQAIRQEDQITNMFNDENPNSCSIM is encoded by the exons ATGAAAGGAACTCTAGAATATCTGTCTGGTCTGTTGGGCAGTGGTCACAAgcacaagaagaagaagcagctgCAAACTGTGGAGCTCAAGGTCAGGATGGACTGTGAGGGCTGTGAGCTCAAAGTCAGAAAAGCCCTTTCCTCCTTGAAAG GAGTTGAATCAGTGGACATAAACAGAAAGCAGCAGAAGGTGACTGTGACTGGTTATGTGGATGCAAACAAGGTGTTGAAGAAGGCCAAGTCCACAGGAAAGAAGGCTGAGCTCTGGCCATATGTGCCCTACAATTTGGTCACCCAGCCCTATATTGCAGGGACCTATGATAAGAAGGCTCCCCCAGGCTATGTTAGAAATGTTGAGGCTTTGTCTGCATCCAACCAAGCCATCAGGCAGGAGGATCAGATCACCAACATGTTCAATGATGAGAACCCAAACTCCTGCTCTATTAtgtaa